The Helianthus annuus cultivar XRQ/B chromosome 15, HanXRQr2.0-SUNRISE, whole genome shotgun sequence genomic sequence tctagtgagtatattttagcattacaaagcttcgggtctgccaaaagttcactcagaggtataaatttaacatgttgacacttttggcccctatagtttgaaattcctcactttcgtgcatttcccgcttcgtatgatccatgatccatccgtttaaggttataaacattatgtagggttatcatagagtctatttatccattgttgacactttggacccttacgttccatagttttcactgtttgacaactttagtccctctaaagtatgttttcacataccggaagtctatgacacgtgtcaatacattattggatgaaaattttcgaggtgttacacttgcCCCAGTCAGAGTCAACAAACCCTGTCAGGACCATACTATCAGACCTCTTAAAACTAACACCACTTTCAGGTGATTTTTTTAACCGGTCCGGTTAATCGCTTTAACCAGTTCAGTTAATTAATCGGTTATTTTGcctttttttgaatttttcggttTTTTTATCGGTTAACCGGTCTATCGGTTAAAAACCTGTTAAAAAACTGGTTAATTACCAGTTCGTATATTAAATACTTATAAACAGTTACTAACCTATGGTTAAAAATAACCACTAACTGGTTATTCCTAAAtcggttattaaccggttacagttaattttttttgaacggcaagtaACGACGTGCCAACCACTGTGACACCGGGCACTGTgaccaaggtcgactactcgaccaccgCCATCCCCTTGGCTCTCCCCAGATGCGGGGAAATCCGACCTtcacccgcccgaaggcacgacagtggaataatcggtaaaacctcgcctcccattCAAGTCGAACCGACGCCACCCGTATTCGCTATTTACCTGGATGCCGCATAAAATAATGAGAGTGAGAATCGAACCTGTGTCACAAGAAACGCCAATTCTTTCCCCAACCACTCCATCACTACCTCATTGGCCGGTTACGGTTAATTAACCGGTTATTTTGTGCACTCAATGACACTACAATAGATATCTCTTTTGACCCCTTTTTCTTAGTAGCATTAAGCCCGTTGCTTTAGGCGGTTTCAACTTAGCTTGACGAGTTGTAACATAATATGGATTAGAGGAAATTATTATGAGATAAAATACCATTTTAATAGTTTAATTGGATAAATTGAGAATCTAAATAGATTGCATCTAGACAAACATGAGATGTAATGTAAGACATCTCCGAACTTTATCCATTTCCCATGTGATCATTTGATGCTTCTCAAGTTAAGTTTTTGTCTTTGGACAAACCCACGAGTTCACATGGTCATGCATGTATGCCATGTGATCCATATTGATAACTTAAACCATACGTAAAAAATCATGCTTACATAATATAACTATATTTGTATTTCTAATTGTTTCTTAAACTTGTCCTTTTAAAGCTATTGCCAGAAAATTAAAATGTATCATTAATGGTGGTTTCGATCTGTTTATGTATAGTATGTATAgaactagtttttgccccgcccgcgttgcggggcaataagctgaatatttctctctcataacattaTGTCTGTACAgaggggtaaaatcgtaattatattttgaactgaaggcgaaatcataattttaaactgagagcaaaatcataattttgagctacgGGGAAAAACATAAttatattttgaactgtgggcaaaacataattttgagctagaggaaaaaacaacattttattttaagctgggggcaaaaacgtaattttaaacggagggcgaaaccgtaattttaaactgagaacaaaataaaaaaagagaTTTTGacccgagggcaaaagcgtaattctGAGCTAAGGGCAAaggtataattttattttgagctgagggggaaaaacgtaattttaaacgaatgatgaaagcgtaattttaaaaaaaaaattattattgaTTGAAAGGGGTTGGGACCCACCATTCACCCTCTCTCTCCCAACTCTCCTCTTCTTCACCGAATCGGTGACTATACACTGAATTAGCAAGTCCCCACTCACCGAAATGTTACCGGCGATCAATCACCGAACGGTGAAACCATATCCCCGAAGGGGTCACCTCTATTGTACCGTCCCCCCTTATTTCTTTCTCTCAAAATTAATTATCAAACTAGATTTTTATTTAGCTTGCAAGTTGCAATTAGAGGAAAACAAAGAAATAAAACTaatgaataatttttttttggaaattaaTATATGACGAGTTTTGCTAATGAgctggtggtggagtggtaagggagagatcTTCTGTTCCAAGTGACTGGGGTTTGATTCATGCCCCCACCATTTAGTTTCGGTGGCACCTTGTGATAATgagagactaggcgagtaggtgGTGATTGCTAGTTTGTTCCTTGAATTGAGctggttttacctcaccgcactgtcgtgccttcgggcgagtgtttaCGGGCTTTGGTCCTAGGTGAAGGTTTTCCCCGGTTCAGAGTCGAGTGTATCCCGATATAATGAATTTCACCAGTAACCCATTTTAAGGATTCATTgactattaaaaaaataataacactTTTCATGTAACCACctccaaacaaaaaaaataataacactTTTCATGTAACCACCTCTAAAATCTGAATaggaaattaaataaaaattaaaccgGTTAATAGGTTGGCTCATTTTACTAACTGACAATATGTAGGTTAATCCATTTATTAAAAGGGTCGTGTTTAGGTTAACATATTCAATGGGATTAGTAAATTTGCCCTTCCAAAAATTGTTTATATTCGTGTCGTGTTTCTGGCTGTGCCAGTTTTTAAGTTATAGGAACATTTCGTTCTGATCATCCAATTGTTCCTTTTTCAAGGTTTTGAGTTTCAAAGAGTCTGGGCTCTTCGACTTTTTGTTTTCCGTATTTAGTTTTTATAGGGTCCGACTCTATAGGGTTCGGTTTTGATACATTACGAAATATCCAAACACATGTCAATCAGTAATGATAAGTATTTATTTTTTATCCAACAATCCAAAACATGAATATAAAGTGTAATATGAAGTCCGTAGGCCATGCATAGTGGAGAGGTGAAAGGAGGTTTTGGGGCGCTATACACTATAAGAAAAGAATACCTTTAGCGGCGACCGCAATAGTGGCGACAGACCAAAcgtcgccgctattggtcgatcTGTGTCCCACCACCTAACATCAATCCCCAGCCGTTGATCCTTACCCTGATCCAACGGTTGGGGACTTAAGaaccaatagcggcgacaggAATTAGGGCATTAGCGGCGACCCATTATCTCCGCTAAAGAACTGTGGACCCTCATTCAAACCAGTAGCGGCGACGGTGAACTAATAGCGGCGACAAGCTGTCGCCGGTAATACTCGAACGAAATAAACCTTTTACAGCGGGCTTTTTTCCCTCTTTCCTCACTTTCccccttttcttcttctctcaAGCGACGGATTCCGGCAAATTTCTTCAAATCGGTTAGTTTAAGTTTGTATCTTGTCAAATTTCTTCTCTATTTTGTTATATACATGTTATAGTTTataatttttgtgtgtttttgtgtttatgCTAGAGAAATCGGCTCACCACCATCACCTCTCCGGTTACCACCATTACTTCTCCGGTCACCACCTCGTCTCCGCGGTCTACATCTACTTGAAAACTTGAAATTACAGTTAGTTTTATATGAACTTTCAAAGTTTaaaaattgtataatttttgttTAGGTATGTAAATGTGTATGGAAGGATGTGTGTTTGTATGTAaatgtttgtgaaaatgtataatgtaggtgtatttggtgaaaatgagtatatgtaggtgtatgtatttgtgtatgtaggtgtatgtatgtgtatgtaggtGCATGTAAggatgtatgtttgtatgtaaatgtttgtgaaaatgtataatgtAGGTTTATTTGGTGAAAATGAGTATATCTaggtgtatgtaggtgtatgtaaggatgtatgtttgtatgtaaatgtttgtgaaaatgtataatgtaggtgtatttggtGAAAATGAGTATATGCAGGtgtatgtatttgtgtatgtaggtgtatgtatgtgtatgtaggtgtatgtaagcatgtatgtgggtatgtaagtctatgaatgaatgtatgtatgtatgtatgtatgtatgtaggtgtatgtaaatGATGAACAATTGTGCATGTAAATGTTTGCAATTGGTGAAaaatgtgtatgttagtatgtatgtttgtataaagtatgcaaatgtgtatgtaTAAATTTTGTGGTATAAAGTATTTGTTAATGTGCATAAATTATGTTTAAGTTTCATGATTTCTATGTTTGTGGtcatgtttgaaaaaaaatatgtttaagtTGATAATTTCTATGTTTATGTTTAGGTTtgagaaaaaaatatatttaagatGATAATTTGAATATATTTAAGCTCGGACGCAAGAACCCTTTTCTGAGGTAAACTACGCAATTTATAAAATGACAAACGAACGCATGTTtccttgttaaatatatgttggtagcgttaattaatattaatatgctaatatacgttttgatatctattattgtaggattttgttaacagcttgttccaaacactttttttgaaccaacttaacaactatcttgcttcacaaggaaaaggaaaaggaaagtcaAACGACTACGATTCTGACGACTTATTCGATAGAGAAGATGAGGATGATTCTGACGAGTGACTTGTTGTTTTTAATGTAGGATTTTATTAAACATTGTAGGATTTTATTAAACATTGTAGGACTTAAACGTAGTTTGTAATTATATTACCTTTAGTATATGTTCATGGCGTGTATGTTTGCGTTGTTTGAATTAGGCAGGTTCTGTTTTTCGGCCGTAAATCTGGCTGGGTGCAGCTATATACAGCtgctgtttaaaaaaaattacttttaGCAGCGACACTGTCGCCACTATTGCCCATGGCCTTTACCGACCAACGCTAATTCCGACGACCGTTTAGCGACGTTACGTCGTCGCTAAAAGTCTaagaccaatagcggcgacatggACTTTTAGCGACGGCAACCGACCAATAGCGACCTATCAATACCGGCGATGCTTTAGCGGCGatatgtcgccgctaaaagtcaatAGCGGCGACATTTTATATCAATAGCGGCGACATTTTATATCAATAGCGGCGACAGCTAGCCTTCCATTCTTGTAGTGATAATCCTCCATAACGCTCAGAACACCGCCCCCTGGGCGTTATGGGGCGATGTagcaggggggggggggttatgtgGCCAGGTGTTATGCTCATCATGGGAAGATGAGGGGGGGGGGTATGTTTtgtttctctctcacacacatatatatatacatatatatcctACATCTACAAAACCTTCAATTTTATGTTTTTTCTAAAGTATTTTTtaagacattttcttttataatactttgaagattatttaatttttatattaaattttgctATTTCTTATATTCAGTAAATAAATCATTACAATTATAGATAAACatgttaatatttttattataaatacttaacattcaagaataaaattaacaATTTCTACTAGCATGAGTTAAATACTTAAACAACTTAAGCTCAAACATAGAAATATATGGATTAGGCCTACTATTATAAattatcggttcggttcggtttttttcgATTATTGAAAATAGTTATctgaaaaccgaaccgaaatttttAGTTATTAAAAATTCGAAACCCGAACCGTCACTTTTTGTTTCGATTCGGTTTTCTCAGTTATTTTAATTACGGTTTGTTATTTTGGTTTTCTGCTCACCTCTATTGGCCGCCTCCCTCCCTCACATAGGCATGTGTGAGTACTAGCAAACCATATCCATATGAAAACATCTTCCTTAATCTGAATCACATATTTATGAACCGGAGTAAAATCATCTTCAAACGTCTTCTTGTTTCTAGTAAACCATATTCTCCAAACAGTGGCcaaaagatatatatataatttttttttttttgtcaaaatatTTCTTTTAACATGTAAATTACATAAATTACGGTATTGTAGAAAAGAGTGATGTAAGTAATCATATATATTCGACTTTGTCCTACAAAAATCTATGAGAACGTGCATGACATGATCAAGTATTGATTTAAGCAAATATAACGAACTCAGTTTCTCAACCTCAAACACGTGTCACCATCATAACTAGCAAACTGCCAAATTAACCGCCGGTTCAAAATGGACATTGGCACCATCACTAACATGCAGGTGTCCATGGCCGCTTCACCACTCATATTATACTCTCGCCGGCGATGATTCCTAACTCACCATTAACTAATAATTAAGATTGCATGATTCATAATAATGCAAATATTcacaataatttaataataaatatattttgtacaCCAACCATTCAAATCTGTTGTTTTGTAACCACTAGTCCACTATCAATTTTTTTTCTTGACTACGTAATTAAACATTAAACGTAATTTAATAAAGTAAAATATTAATACTAATAAATTGGTTTTTGATAATCTAATGTAAACTACAACTTATTGACTCCGATGTGTGGTCAATGATATTTTTAACTATCATTTTCTTTGTTAACGACAATCCCACTCTAAAGGGAAAATAACTCTCTCTAATCCTCAGTTTTGTTTATGTTGTTTTGAAATAATATACAACATCGTGTTTGGGATACAAATCAGCCAATTGTTCAATATTAACACATAAAGTTATTTTTTCATTATAGTACGGTTGTTTTGGCAATGAAAGCGAGTTAATAAAAGTGTTATTGCTAACATCGACATGGATAATATTTTGAATTAGGGAGTTAATATTCACACATCTCTTTCCTCTATCTCTCTCGATACATACatagatatacatatatatatatagagagagagagagatagagtgaaAAGAGATGTGAAAATAAAATTTAGGGGTTCATTATTATACAAAAGTAATTATTCAATTTTAACAatgttaattaataaaaaaaagataTTATCACATTCATATTACATGGAATAAATTAACTAACAACAAAAATATATTGTTATGATTATGGAAATGTAGACGAATAAACCTTTTGTTATGATATATAGGGTAAAGATTATGTATAAATAGTTTTATCGTACAAAAAGTACGAAAGatatgaaaatgtaaaaaaaaacgtgattgcattttcgtaattattttactCGTAATTACCCTATAGGAacaaaattaccttacaagatcaaaattacccaacaagatcatttgtagagtaattatgatactctaaaaaattaccctacaagatcaaaattactttacaagatCGTTTGTAGACTAATTATGATgctttacaaaattactctacaagatcatttgtagagtaattatgatactatacaaaattactctacaagattattttacaaaattaccctacaaaatcatttgtagagtaattttgataattactctacgagtaaataattacgaaaatgtcaccgcgtttttttacattttcatgcCTTTCGTATGTTTTGTACGATGAGactatttgtatttgatttttttaatgatatataacacaaaaaatgtaaaaaaatataattaacaAATTGACTTGTTTTACTAATCAAATAAATTATGTTTTGATGGAAAAAAAGCGTGCAGACACGACATATGACCAAGAGTCTGACGTTAGGAAAAGGATCAACGGTCGGAGGttattgtttcattttcaatctttgtgcCCCCTCACTTTACATCAAAGTCACTACCCCCCGTTTAGTATTCCACAACTTTCCTTCTTAACACAAATACTTCAATCTCTTTTCTTCTCTCTCTacatcctctctctctctaaaaaccttaACCCATTATGAGGACTTTGTGTCCAAATTTAGAAAACGAAAATGGTCTTGAAACGGTGCTAGAAGTCCCCATACCTGAGGAAAGCTTCACCGACGCCGCCCCGTGGCGCACCATGAAAGCACTACCTCATTCGACCGAGTACGGTGGTGGCCGAAATGCCGAGCTTCAGCTTTTGCTCGGGGTTGTCGGAGCACCACTCATCCCTGTTCCCATCACCGGCGGTCGCCACACCGCCATCAACCCGAATATTAATGATTACCCTATGGTAAGTCATTTTCATattaaagttttttttaactgCAAACCTAGGTGTTTAAAGACTTTGTTTTTCCAATGGACCACTACCCCATTGATCATTTTCGTATTACATAATTAAGGTGTTTGAGATTTTATATCAAAAGTGTTCTTTGTTTTTCGAAATGAATAAAATGTTAACTTCGAATTTAAGAACCAGATAATTTCAtaaataacaataaataataacgTGTATGATTATTGTTGATATATAAGTAATGAAAGATTATTTCAGACAAATTTCCGACgaaaatatttaatatatgttTATTGGCATAATCACATCAGAAATTTGGGACGCTTTTCCAACACATTTTTCTTAGTCACTATTTTGTTGCAATTATGTCGTAAACAAGGGtgtctcttttttttttttttttttttttttttttttttttgcaattttacCAATGTTTTCGTGTAATTTGTAATTCTGATGAAatataaacactaaaaaaataACAATCTATAATAGTACATGtaaatgagattttgaaaaacaAGTTCTACAAAAAAACAACTTTGACGAATCATTATGTTTATAGGAGGCGTCAATGGCAAAATACATTGTGCACCAATATATCGCGGCAACGGGTGGAGACCAGGCGTTGAATTCGGTTGACAGCATGTTCGCGGTGGGGAAAGTGAAGATGGTGGCATCAGAGTATATAGCCGGAGACGGAATAAGCATGAATTGTAGTGGTTTAAGTGTGGGTGGTGGTGTGATGAAGATCAAGAGTGTGAGAAACAGTGGTGGTGAAATGGGTGGGTTTGTGTTGTGGCAGAAGAGGCCGGACCTTTGGTCGCTAGAACTGGTGGTTTCCGGTTGCAAGATCAGCGCTGGTAGCGATGGTAAGGTGGCGTGGCGACAGACACCGTGGCACCAATCGCATGCGTCCCGTGGGCCCCCTAGACCTCTTCGTCGTTCCCTAcaggttttcttttttttttttttaatatattttttaaattttttttagttttgattGCAAAATGAAAAGTTTAAATCAATTCTCATGCTAGATTGCTAGTAAAAGTTGTTTGATAAGGTGGTATCTACCATCTAAATTGGTTGTGGGTGATACACCAAATGACCAAATTTAAGGGTTGGTATAATTTGACTATTGAGAACTTTGGGTACATGTTTACATCACCCTAGATGTGCCATCCATTctctaaataaaatattattgATTATTTAGGAGTGTTTTAAGATTCGGTTTTATACCGTACAGGGTTTGGTTCAGAAATGTTTCAACCAGGTGTAACGGACGGTTTAACCGGTTTTATCTGACGgtttgaaccggtttttaaaCTTCCAGCCGCGTTAAGGTTCAAGCTTGGCTTGTGTTCTTAAAAAGTTAAAATCTGAGTTAGcttgtttgtttttaaaatttttataatccatatatattaaaatatgGGCTATAAGTTAGGGTTATAATTATTAAAATTTTTGCTTTaatttaaatgagttaaacaagCGGGCCAACAAGCCTACTTACCTTGGCTCGGCTTGTAAACGAGCTGATTTCGAGCTAGTTTTTTTGAGCAACTTTTTTCAAGCTGAGAGTTTTTAACATTCTTGGTGTTCATGGGTGGATCTTGTTCAATTATATATCATAAAGTTAACTTATGAAATGGGTCATGTAAAAACATTACCATTTTTGTACTTTAACAGGGTCTTGATCCAAAAGCAACCGCAAATTTATTCGTGAACTCTATTTGCACCGGGGAAAAGACCATCAATGGAGAAGATTGTTTTGTGTTAAAGCTTGAAGTAGAACCTTCATCTCTAAAACAAAGAAGCAGCAACAATGTGGAGATCATAAAGCACACCATTTGGGGGCATTTTAGTCAAAGAACAGGTCTTTTGCACCATCTTAAAGATTCAAATCTCATTAGAATCAAAGATCATGGAAATGGCAATGTGTTTTGGGAAACAACCATGGAAACACTAATCGAAGATTATCGAACCATTGATGGGATCAACATTGCCCATAGTGGCGTGACCACG encodes the following:
- the LOC110912983 gene encoding uncharacterized protein LOC110912983, coding for MRTLCPNLENENGLETVLEVPIPEESFTDAAPWRTMKALPHSTEYGGGRNAELQLLLGVVGAPLIPVPITGGRHTAINPNINDYPMEASMAKYIVHQYIAATGGDQALNSVDSMFAVGKVKMVASEYIAGDGISMNCSGLSVGGGVMKIKSVRNSGGEMGGFVLWQKRPDLWSLELVVSGCKISAGSDGKVAWRQTPWHQSHASRGPPRPLRRSLQGLDPKATANLFVNSICTGEKTINGEDCFVLKLEVEPSSLKQRSSNNVEIIKHTIWGHFSQRTGLLHHLKDSNLIRIKDHGNGNVFWETTMETLIEDYRTIDGINIAHSGVTTVLLFRFGDHENHSRTKMEEVWTIEELDFNIKGLSMDCFLPPSDLIKGADHEASDVAIGDTRSDQLATKSKGIYLKIGVSKVVDFNPQTFGEQLKDLRA